In a single window of the Halobaculum lipolyticum genome:
- a CDS encoding NAD-binding protein, with amino-acid sequence MAGWRDRFGGRIAVLLVGAAALLSIVAGIGGIITEPVARLPFVALLPEGATELAGFTGAVTGFLLLIAAYGLRRGLRAGWYAAAVLLPLTAVQGLVGSTVAGPPLLGLSLAALLALAINRRVFSGEVDLTTTQWASVAGLVGSLGYSTAGAYALADEFTNVTTITDAVYFSVVTASTVGYGDVTPTSTVAKWFAMSALVLNVASFAVALGVLFTPIIEARLTNALGRMTDTDIELLADHIIVLGYGELTEPLIDELLEADTDFVVVTPDEAVARALRERDGVRVLTADPSDEEPLERAKVGSARAVVAATNNDAEDALSILTARQLNPEVIIVAAATERENVNKLKRAGANTVISPATIGGHLLVESALGASDTEAVAERLLEDGDAADR; translated from the coding sequence ATGGCAGGGTGGCGAGACCGGTTCGGCGGTCGGATCGCGGTGTTGCTCGTCGGCGCAGCCGCGCTGCTGTCCATCGTCGCCGGGATCGGCGGGATCATCACGGAACCGGTCGCACGGCTCCCGTTCGTCGCGCTGTTGCCCGAGGGCGCCACCGAGCTGGCGGGGTTCACCGGCGCCGTCACGGGCTTCCTGCTGCTGATCGCCGCCTACGGCCTGCGGCGCGGGCTGCGAGCCGGCTGGTACGCGGCGGCGGTCCTGCTCCCGCTGACGGCGGTGCAGGGGTTGGTCGGGTCGACCGTCGCGGGTCCGCCGCTGCTGGGCCTGTCGCTGGCGGCGCTGCTCGCGCTGGCGATCAACCGCCGCGTGTTCTCCGGCGAGGTCGACCTGACGACGACGCAGTGGGCGTCGGTCGCGGGACTCGTCGGCTCGCTCGGCTACTCGACGGCAGGCGCGTACGCGCTCGCCGACGAGTTCACCAACGTCACGACGATCACCGACGCGGTGTACTTCTCGGTCGTCACCGCATCCACCGTCGGCTACGGCGACGTGACGCCGACGTCGACGGTCGCGAAGTGGTTCGCGATGTCGGCGCTCGTGCTCAACGTCGCCTCCTTCGCGGTCGCGCTGGGTGTCCTGTTCACCCCGATCATCGAGGCCCGCCTCACCAACGCACTCGGACGCATGACAGACACAGACATCGAACTGCTCGCCGACCACATCATCGTGCTCGGCTACGGCGAACTCACCGAACCGCTCATCGACGAACTGCTCGAAGCCGACACGGACTTCGTCGTCGTCACGCCCGACGAGGCCGTCGCGCGCGCCCTCCGCGAACGCGACGGCGTCCGCGTACTGACCGCGGACCCCTCCGACGAGGAGCCGCTCGAACGCGCGAAGGTCGGGAGCGCCCGCGCCGTCGTCGCGGCGACGAACAACGACGCCGAGGACGCGCTGTCGATCCTCACCGCCCGGCAGCTCAACCCCGAGGTGATCATCGTCGCCGCCGCCACCGAGCGGGAGAACGTGAACAAGCTGAAGCGCGCCGGCGCCAACACCGTCATCTCCCCGGCGACCATCGGCGGCCACCTCCTCGTCGAGTCAGCGCTCGGCGCCTCGGACACGGAGGCGGTCGCCGAGCGCCTGCTGGAGGACGGCGACGCCGCCGACCGCTGA
- a CDS encoding thiol-disulfide oxidoreductase DCC family protein, with amino-acid sequence MSDAADPLADVDPHGHPVILFDGVCNLCHGTIRFLVRHDDAGVFRFAPLESPVGEALLRERGLPTEDHDSFVLVEGDGTYRKSTAALRVARRLGLPWRLAWELRRLPLGFRDAVYDLVAEYRYDVFGKKDACEVPEPEIRERFAERELE; translated from the coding sequence ATGAGCGACGCCGCCGACCCGCTGGCCGACGTCGACCCCCACGGACACCCGGTGATCCTGTTCGACGGCGTCTGCAACCTCTGTCACGGGACGATCCGCTTTCTCGTCCGCCACGACGACGCCGGCGTGTTCCGGTTCGCCCCGCTGGAGTCGCCCGTCGGGGAGGCGCTCCTCCGCGAGCGCGGGCTGCCGACCGAGGACCACGACTCGTTCGTGCTCGTCGAGGGCGACGGGACCTACCGGAAGTCGACGGCGGCGCTGCGGGTCGCCCGTCGGCTCGGTCTCCCGTGGCGGCTCGCGTGGGAACTCCGCCGGCTCCCCCTCGGGTTCCGGGACGCGGTGTACGACCTGGTCGCGGAGTACCGGTACGACGTGTTCGGGAAGAAGGACGCCTGCGAGGTGCCGGAGCCGGAGATCAGAGAACGGTTCGCCGAGCGGGAGCTGGAGTAG
- a CDS encoding GNAT family N-acetyltransferase translates to MDYRPVPDAHEDAVDDALVYAFSPERGPDYSPDGPDRPETFRLRGLYDVRDDAVGDPDAASLAVVCGYYDFSARIRGAFHDVAGVSAVASPPEYRRRGLVRELLAGVHRELRDDGVAVAALWPFEYPFYRRLGYARVNDYARITVAPDALSAACPDPAGTFERLGPDDWRRLDAVYDEWGPASLRLDRSADWWRSRVFQSWRTDPYVYGWTAGAAGDELGGYLAYTVEDGDDADGKTMAVSEFASRGREARGHLLRFLRNHDSQVERVRFTGPADERLFDELDDPRAAETEVRPGPMARLVDVEAALEAIPYPDGVDADLVLDVDDDTCPWNDRRIRLRVVDGRAAVSAAADDAERSASLDVGSLTRLVVGSHGAQRLTDLGDVDAAEDDVRETLEAAFPRTDPFLREGF, encoded by the coding sequence ATGGACTACCGCCCGGTTCCCGACGCCCACGAGGACGCCGTCGACGACGCGCTCGTGTACGCCTTCTCCCCCGAACGCGGCCCGGACTACTCCCCCGACGGGCCGGACCGGCCCGAGACGTTCCGGCTGCGCGGGCTGTACGACGTGCGCGACGACGCCGTCGGCGACCCGGACGCCGCGTCCCTCGCGGTCGTCTGCGGCTACTACGACTTCTCCGCCCGGATCCGGGGCGCGTTCCACGACGTGGCGGGCGTCTCGGCCGTCGCGTCGCCGCCGGAGTACCGGCGGCGGGGGCTGGTTCGGGAACTGCTCGCCGGCGTCCACCGCGAACTCCGCGACGACGGGGTCGCCGTCGCCGCCCTGTGGCCGTTCGAGTACCCCTTCTACCGTCGCCTCGGCTACGCGCGGGTGAACGACTACGCGCGGATCACGGTCGCTCCGGACGCGCTGTCGGCCGCCTGCCCGGATCCGGCGGGGACGTTCGAGCGGCTCGGCCCGGACGACTGGCGCCGGCTCGACGCGGTGTACGACGAGTGGGGACCCGCGAGTCTCCGCCTCGACCGCTCGGCGGACTGGTGGCGCAGTCGCGTCTTCCAGTCGTGGCGCACCGACCCGTACGTGTACGGGTGGACCGCTGGAGCGGCGGGCGACGAACTCGGCGGGTACCTCGCCTACACGGTCGAGGACGGCGACGACGCCGACGGGAAGACGATGGCGGTGAGCGAGTTCGCCTCCCGCGGGCGCGAGGCTCGGGGGCACCTGCTCCGGTTCCTCCGGAACCACGACTCGCAGGTCGAGCGGGTCCGGTTCACCGGTCCCGCCGACGAGCGACTGTTCGACGAACTCGACGACCCGCGGGCCGCCGAGACGGAGGTCCGCCCCGGACCGATGGCCCGCCTCGTCGACGTCGAGGCGGCGCTGGAGGCGATCCCCTACCCCGACGGCGTCGACGCCGACCTCGTCCTCGACGTCGACGACGACACCTGCCCGTGGAACGACCGCCGGATCCGGCTGCGCGTCGTCGACGGCCGCGCCGCCGTCTCGGCGGCGGCCGACGACGCCGAACGGTCGGCGTCGCTCGACGTCGGGTCCCTCACGCGCCTCGTCGTCGGCTCCCACGGTGCCCAGCGCCTGACCGATCTCGGCGACGTCGACGCGGCGGAAGACGACGTGAGAGAGACACTGGAGGCGGCGTTCCCGCGGACCGACCCGTTCCTCAGAGAGGGGTTCTGA
- a CDS encoding type IV pilin N-terminal domain-containing protein, with product MDFTQLFDDDRAVSPVIGVILMVAITVILAAVIGSFVLGLGNSVQQTAPNANFQFDYTDPAGGYDAVATHSGGQTIPSSDSLVLSNGTSNTTFSGAADGVSAGDSANLTDAGNGTTVRVIWTAEGGGTSQTLAEDQTPN from the coding sequence ATGGACTTCACACAGCTCTTCGACGACGACCGCGCCGTCTCGCCGGTGATCGGTGTCATCCTGATGGTCGCCATCACGGTGATCCTCGCGGCGGTCATCGGCTCGTTCGTGCTCGGTCTCGGAAACAGCGTCCAGCAGACAGCGCCGAACGCGAACTTCCAGTTCGACTACACCGACCCGGCCGGCGGATACGACGCCGTCGCCACCCACAGCGGCGGGCAGACGATCCCTTCGTCAGATAGCCTCGTGCTCAGCAACGGGACATCCAACACCACGTTCAGTGGTGCCGCAGACGGCGTCTCAGCCGGCGATTCCGCGAATCTCACCGATGCAGGGAACGGCACCACGGTCCGCGTGATCTGGACGGCCGAGGGCGGCGGCACCTCCCAGACCCTCGCCGAGGACCAGACGCCGAACTGA
- a CDS encoding potassium channel family protein, which yields MPASSLPVQVLLGLYLGLLTGIVPALVAWGLGFVFKYFTGVSIPGFGVVVLALAIAGVNGGLLALNDAAIRDAANGTALLIAIIVVLMISLYAHAKGDAMGSSLPKRITLKSLTERTLSTDVIDLANGRGKVHVTVAGDVADIEGYPALPQDLRASIRGFAEDVDADRPLAELEVLVADHLRAEFDLSEAVVRLDERGQATVAAAPPIAGVSKRVPDGTRAVSVPALLPTGLARGDEVTVVTEANGTFEGSVVAAKSDGAKAETAAAPAETGTDGQSPAPTPAPSSPTTTGGDGRLTVAVDRAAARTLLGATVRRVIVRSRGTRREFELLALLRRAGKRFRRLGVRAGGALDGRSLREAAVRDEYGVAVLAVRDGGRWQLAPHGDVTPTAGADLIVVGTRDDLDRFGREVSS from the coding sequence ATGCCCGCCTCCTCGCTCCCGGTGCAGGTGCTGCTCGGTCTCTATCTGGGCCTGCTCACCGGGATCGTCCCCGCGCTCGTCGCGTGGGGACTCGGCTTCGTGTTCAAGTACTTCACCGGGGTCTCCATCCCCGGGTTCGGTGTGGTCGTCCTCGCGCTGGCGATCGCGGGGGTCAACGGCGGCCTGCTCGCGCTCAACGACGCCGCGATCCGGGACGCCGCGAACGGCACCGCGCTGTTGATCGCGATCATCGTGGTGCTCATGATCTCGCTGTACGCCCACGCGAAAGGCGACGCGATGGGGTCGTCGCTCCCCAAACGGATCACCCTGAAGAGTCTCACCGAGCGCACCCTCTCGACGGACGTGATCGACCTCGCGAACGGCCGCGGGAAAGTCCACGTCACCGTCGCGGGCGACGTCGCGGACATCGAGGGCTACCCGGCGCTCCCGCAGGACCTCCGGGCGTCGATCCGCGGCTTCGCCGAGGACGTCGACGCCGACCGGCCGCTGGCCGAACTGGAGGTCCTCGTCGCCGACCACCTCCGCGCGGAGTTCGACCTCTCGGAGGCGGTCGTCCGGCTCGACGAGCGGGGCCAGGCGACCGTCGCGGCGGCGCCGCCCATCGCGGGCGTCTCCAAGCGGGTCCCCGACGGCACGCGCGCGGTGTCGGTACCCGCGCTGTTGCCCACGGGTCTCGCGCGCGGCGACGAGGTGACCGTCGTCACGGAGGCGAACGGGACGTTCGAGGGGTCGGTCGTCGCCGCGAAGTCCGACGGCGCGAAGGCGGAGACCGCCGCGGCACCGGCCGAGACGGGGACCGACGGACAGTCGCCCGCGCCGACGCCGGCACCGTCGTCGCCGACGACGACCGGCGGGGACGGCCGGCTCACGGTGGCGGTCGACCGCGCGGCCGCCAGAACGCTGCTGGGCGCCACGGTCCGCCGGGTGATCGTCCGGTCGCGCGGCACCCGGCGGGAGTTCGAACTGCTCGCGCTGCTCCGGCGCGCCGGCAAGCGGTTCCGGCGCCTCGGCGTCCGCGCCGGCGGCGCCCTCGACGGGCGGAGTCTCCGCGAGGCCGCCGTCCGCGACGAGTACGGCGTCGCGGTGCTGGCCGTGCGCGACGGCGGTCGGTGGCAGCTCGCCCCGCACGGCGACGTGACGCCGACGGCCGGCGCGGACCTGATCGTCGTCGGCACCCGCGACGACCTCGACCGGTTCGGTCGCGAGGTGTCCTCGTGA
- a CDS encoding homoserine kinase, whose translation MVTARAPATSANLGSGFDTFGVALSHPADTVTVERAAETTIEVSGAGARYIPTDPDENVVGAVADALDAPAHIHIDKGVRPSSGLGSSAASAAAAAVALNDLYDRGYSAHDLVPVAAEGEAVVSGEAHADNVAPSLLGGFTVVRSDDGATSVDTDLPLVACLPEVVVSTRDARRVVPESLTMAEHVETVGNAATLAAGMCRSDPELVGRGMDDPVVTPARAELITGYAGVREAAFEAGATGVTVSGAGPSVLAVPKPGRRREVAAAMVEGFADAGVGARAYQTEVGRGASVL comes from the coding sequence ATGGTAACCGCCCGCGCACCCGCCACCAGCGCGAACCTCGGCAGCGGCTTCGACACCTTCGGCGTGGCGCTGTCACACCCCGCCGACACCGTCACCGTCGAGCGCGCGGCCGAGACGACGATCGAGGTGAGCGGCGCGGGCGCTCGGTACATCCCGACCGACCCCGACGAGAACGTCGTCGGCGCCGTCGCCGACGCGCTCGACGCCCCCGCACACATCCACATCGACAAGGGCGTCCGCCCGTCGTCGGGGCTGGGGTCGTCCGCGGCCTCCGCCGCCGCGGCGGCGGTCGCGCTGAACGACCTGTACGACCGCGGCTACTCCGCCCACGACCTCGTCCCCGTCGCCGCCGAAGGGGAGGCGGTCGTCTCCGGCGAGGCGCACGCGGACAACGTCGCGCCGTCGCTGCTGGGCGGGTTCACCGTCGTCCGCAGCGACGACGGCGCGACGAGCGTCGACACCGACCTGCCGCTGGTGGCGTGTCTCCCGGAAGTGGTCGTCTCCACCCGCGACGCCAGACGGGTCGTCCCCGAGTCGCTGACGATGGCCGAGCACGTGGAGACGGTCGGCAACGCCGCGACGCTGGCCGCGGGCATGTGCCGCTCCGACCCCGAACTCGTGGGGCGCGGGATGGACGACCCCGTGGTCACGCCCGCCCGCGCGGAGTTGATCACCGGCTACGCGGGCGTCCGCGAGGCGGCCTTCGAGGCGGGAGCGACCGGCGTCACCGTCAGCGGCGCCGGCCCGAGCGTGCTCGCGGTGCCGAAGCCGGGCCGACGGCGCGAGGTGGCCGCGGCGATGGTCGAGGGGTTCGCCGACGCCGGCGTCGGCGCGCGGGCGTACCAGACGGAGGTCGGTCGCGGCGCGAGCGTGCTGTAG
- the pdxS gene encoding pyridoxal 5'-phosphate synthase lyase subunit PdxS, which translates to MSDETDLEELRRGTDLVKRGFARMQKGGVIMDVVDREQARIAEDAGAVAVMHLESVPADIRKRGGVARMADPGKLEDVIDEVSIPVMGKARIGHTAEAQILEAAGADMVDESEVLTTADERYHIDKREFTAPFVCGARNLGEALRRIDEGAAMIRTKGEAGTGDVNQAVTHQRNIQRSIRKLSGMAHEEREEWAREHEAPADLVHETADMGRLPVVNFAAGGIATPADAALMMQHGCDGIFVGSGIFGAEDPTKMGEAVVRAVNNYDDPETLVDIAKGIGAGMKGQANETMPEEEKLQGRGV; encoded by the coding sequence ATGAGCGACGAGACCGATCTGGAGGAGCTGCGACGCGGGACCGACCTCGTCAAGCGCGGGTTCGCGCGGATGCAGAAGGGTGGCGTCATCATGGACGTGGTCGACCGCGAGCAGGCCCGGATCGCCGAGGACGCCGGCGCGGTCGCGGTCATGCACCTCGAGTCGGTGCCGGCCGACATCCGCAAGCGCGGCGGCGTCGCGCGGATGGCCGACCCCGGGAAGCTGGAGGACGTCATCGACGAGGTCTCCATCCCGGTGATGGGGAAGGCCCGCATCGGTCACACCGCCGAGGCGCAGATCCTCGAGGCCGCGGGCGCGGACATGGTCGACGAGTCCGAGGTGCTCACGACGGCCGACGAGCGGTACCACATCGACAAGCGCGAGTTCACCGCCCCGTTCGTCTGCGGCGCCCGGAACCTCGGCGAGGCGCTCCGGCGCATCGACGAGGGCGCGGCGATGATCCGCACGAAGGGCGAGGCCGGCACCGGCGACGTGAACCAAGCCGTCACCCACCAGCGCAACATCCAGCGCTCCATCCGGAAGCTCTCGGGCATGGCCCACGAGGAGCGCGAGGAGTGGGCACGCGAGCACGAGGCGCCCGCCGACCTGGTCCACGAGACCGCCGACATGGGTCGCCTGCCGGTCGTCAACTTCGCCGCGGGCGGCATCGCGACGCCGGCCGACGCGGCGCTGATGATGCAGCACGGCTGCGACGGCATCTTCGTCGGCTCGGGCATCTTCGGCGCCGAGGACCCGACGAAGATGGGCGAGGCCGTCGTCCGGGCGGTCAACAACTACGACGACCCGGAGACGCTCGTCGACATCGCGAAGGGCATCGGCGCCGGCATGAAGGGCCAGGCCAACGAGACGATGCCCGAGGAGGAGAAGCTCCAGGGCCGCGGCGTCTGA